One window of the Bacillota bacterium genome contains the following:
- the sigH gene encoding RNA polymerase sporulation sigma factor SigH produces the protein MGNLAQRETCDMYQFMTDEDIVELAKDGDGVALEHLINKYKNFVRAKARSYFLIGADREDIIQEGMIGLYKAIRDFRCDKLSSFRAFAELCITRQIITAIKTATRQKHIPLNSYVSLNKPIYDEDSDRTLLDVISGSKISDPEELIISREEFDDIEEKMGEILSSLEWKVLMSYLDGKSYQEMATDLKRHVKSIDNALQRVKRKLERYLERREH, from the coding sequence ATGGGTAATCTCGCGCAGCGAGAGACATGTGATATGTACCAGTTTATGACAGACGAAGATATAGTAGAACTGGCCAAAGATGGAGATGGCGTCGCCCTAGAGCACCTGATCAACAAGTACAAAAACTTTGTCCGGGCAAAAGCAAGGTCTTATTTTTTAATCGGTGCTGACCGAGAGGATATTATTCAGGAGGGGATGATCGGGCTTTATAAAGCGATTCGGGACTTCCGGTGCGATAAACTGTCCTCGTTTCGGGCCTTCGCGGAACTCTGCATCACGCGGCAGATTATTACGGCCATTAAAACGGCAACCCGCCAGAAACACATACCTCTTAATTCCTATGTTTCCTTAAATAAACCTATTTACGATGAAGACTCGGACCGAACATTGCTGGACGTAATTTCTGGCTCAAAAATCAGCGACCCGGAAGAACTCATTATCAGCCGTGAGGAATTCGATGACATTGAGGAAAAGATGGGGGAAATTTTAAGTTCTCTTGAGTGGAAAGTGTTGATGTCTTATCTCGATGGGAAGTCTTACCAGGAAATGGCGACTGACTTAAAGAGGCATGTAAAGTCGATCGATAACGCTCTCCAGCGCGTGAAGCGCAAGCTGGAGCGCTATTTGGAAAGACGCGAGCACTAG
- a CDS encoding NYN domain-containing protein yields MLLVDGYNVLNAWPEVALLKEEDLAHARDRLIAILSEFHALCGIRIILVFDAHQVRGGTERREECGGIEVIFTREGESADQWIEKFVSQARANSPGKAVPIFVTTSDWLEQRIVSALGAYRVTPSELHLELRRLKKESEKYTCENFDRIPLGNHLSEQIKSIFEGWRRLKN; encoded by the coding sequence ATTCTTTTAGTAGACGGTTACAATGTCCTGAATGCCTGGCCGGAAGTGGCTCTCCTGAAAGAGGAGGACCTCGCCCACGCCCGTGACCGGCTGATTGCGATATTAAGCGAGTTTCACGCTTTATGCGGAATCCGGATTATTCTCGTTTTTGATGCCCACCAGGTCAGGGGAGGAACAGAGCGGCGGGAGGAATGTGGGGGAATTGAAGTAATTTTTACCAGGGAAGGCGAATCCGCCGATCAGTGGATTGAAAAGTTTGTGAGCCAGGCAAGGGCGAATTCCCCGGGAAAAGCGGTTCCCATTTTCGTAACCACCTCCGACTGGCTTGAACAGCGCATTGTGTCCGCCCTGGGTGCCTACCGCGTAACCCCCTCCGAACTTCACCTGGAATTACGAAGGCTAAAAAAGGAAAGCGAAAAATATACATGTGAGAATTTCGACCGGATTCCCCTGGGCAACCATTTATCAGAGCAAATTAAAAGCATTTTTGAAGGTTGGCGCCGTTTAAAAAATTGA
- the rlmB gene encoding 23S rRNA (guanosine(2251)-2'-O)-methyltransferase RlmB: MEDMTWGRNPVLEALKAGRPLNRILLAGESRGRAREIAARAREQGVPLQIVEQRVLDSLTHGAAHQGVVAYLSPKSYVSVEDILTQAAAQGEQPCVLILAGWEDPRNFGAILRSAEAAGVHGVIIPARRAVPLTGTVAKASAGALEHLSISRVGNLRQAVITLKNAGLWVFGADPAASLNYWQADLKGPLALVIGGEGKGLGPSLTKACDYLIRIPMRGKVGSLNAAVAGSILLYEVLRQRAGKLT; encoded by the coding sequence ATGGAAGACATGACCTGGGGGCGTAACCCGGTTTTGGAAGCATTAAAAGCAGGTCGCCCTCTGAACAGAATTCTCCTCGCCGGCGAGAGCCGGGGCAGGGCGCGGGAAATCGCGGCCCGCGCGCGCGAGCAGGGGGTTCCCCTCCAAATTGTTGAACAACGGGTTTTAGACAGCTTGACACACGGCGCCGCACACCAGGGGGTAGTGGCCTACCTCAGCCCTAAATCCTACGTTTCCGTAGAGGATATCCTGACGCAGGCTGCGGCCCAGGGGGAGCAACCCTGCGTCCTGATCCTTGCCGGATGGGAGGATCCCCGGAACTTCGGGGCAATTTTACGCAGTGCCGAGGCTGCCGGGGTTCACGGCGTCATTATTCCCGCCCGCCGGGCCGTGCCGTTGACCGGTACTGTCGCCAAGGCCTCGGCGGGAGCACTGGAACATCTCTCTATCAGCAGGGTGGGCAACCTGCGGCAGGCTGTTATCACTTTAAAGAACGCCGGCCTCTGGGTATTTGGAGCCGACCCCGCGGCTTCCTTAAATTACTGGCAGGCAGATTTAAAAGGCCCGCTCGCCCTGGTGATCGGGGGCGAAGGAAAGGGCCTGGGACCCTCGCTTACGAAAGCCTGTGATTACCTGATCCGCATCCCAATGCGAGGAAAGGTCGGTTCCTTAAATGCCGCGGTGGCGGGATCCATCCTCCTTTATGAGGTCTTGCGCCAGCGTGCTGGAAAACTTACTTAA
- the thyX gene encoding FAD-dependent thymidylate synthase: protein MKVELLTHTPEPEATVAAAARLCYTARCAGELKENLSRAEVDSLLRKLVAVGHLSPAEHASFTFAIEGVSRALSHQLVRHRIASYSQKSQRYVDERDFAYITPPSIAADPGALALFREKMEELQAAYRELSKKVPREDARYLLPNAVETKLVCTFNARSLFNFFRLRCCRRAQWEIRALALKMREEVRRVAPVLFALAGPPCETEGICWEGEFSCGGAQEVRYREVPDDGRHDLGA from the coding sequence GTGAAGGTAGAACTGCTCACCCATACTCCTGAACCTGAAGCCACGGTCGCGGCCGCGGCGCGCCTCTGTTATACTGCGCGGTGTGCCGGCGAATTAAAGGAAAACTTGAGTCGCGCCGAAGTTGATTCCCTGCTTCGAAAGCTGGTTGCGGTCGGCCACCTTTCTCCCGCCGAACATGCCAGCTTTACTTTTGCCATCGAAGGAGTCAGCAGGGCGCTTTCCCACCAGCTGGTGCGCCACCGGATTGCTTCTTACTCCCAGAAATCCCAGCGCTACGTGGACGAGCGGGACTTTGCATACATTACGCCCCCCTCGATTGCAGCCGACCCCGGGGCGCTCGCTTTATTCCGGGAGAAGATGGAGGAACTACAGGCCGCTTACCGGGAATTGTCCAAAAAGGTGCCGCGGGAGGATGCCCGTTACCTTCTTCCCAATGCCGTGGAAACAAAGCTGGTTTGTACCTTTAACGCCCGGTCTTTATTTAATTTTTTCCGTCTCCGGTGCTGCCGGCGCGCCCAGTGGGAGATTCGTGCCCTCGCTTTGAAGATGCGGGAGGAGGTGCGGCGGGTGGCGCCGGTCCTATTTGCCCTTGCCGGCCCCCCGTGCGAGACGGAGGGAATTTGCTGGGAGGGGGAATTTTCCTGCGGAGGGGCTCAAGAAGTCCGGTACCGGGAGGTTCCAGACGATGGAAGACATGACCTGGGGGCGTAA
- the cysS gene encoding cysteine--tRNA ligase: MTLRVYNTLTKRKEEFVPASPHQVKMYVCGPTTYNLIHLGNARALVVFDTIRRYLEYKGYRTFYVQNFTDIDDKIISRAAEEKEDPLELAKRYTKEYFRDADALRVLRADIHPSASEHIADMIQMVQTLLEKGIAYRVDGDVYFSVRQFPEYGKLSGRTLEEMRAGARVEVDPRKRGPLDFVLWKAAKPGEPAWESPWGKGRPGWHLECSVMSLKYLGFGFDIHGGGSDLIFPHHENEIAQAEAYTGDAPFARYWIHNGFVTVNEEKMSKSLGNFFIVRDLLQEWAPEIVRLFLLSTHYRSPLDFSLDQLESTRRSYSRLRNTMELLEEVTGKQEVVPAGRLSREAVAFRSQIVERVAEFEAAMDDDFNTALALAALYSLGRDVNSFINREDFNPTPAVIHVLVRVRQYFTRLLDLLGLVPGESRELGAEYYPSLKEMAVAFKEQAGGLLGDPLPPAPQELLILLLRARDEARRQKNYQVADALREALRKIGIILEDTPRGVRWRLV, translated from the coding sequence ATGACGCTCAGGGTATACAACACCCTCACTAAGCGCAAGGAAGAATTTGTTCCTGCTTCACCCCACCAGGTGAAGATGTACGTATGCGGTCCGACTACTTACAACTTGATTCATCTCGGGAACGCCCGGGCGCTGGTCGTCTTTGATACCATCAGGCGCTACCTGGAATATAAGGGTTACCGTACTTTCTACGTCCAAAATTTCACCGACATCGACGATAAAATTATCAGCCGCGCCGCCGAGGAAAAGGAAGATCCCCTGGAGCTTGCGAAGAGGTATACAAAGGAGTATTTCCGCGACGCAGACGCCCTCAGGGTGCTGCGTGCCGATATTCATCCCAGCGCGAGTGAGCACATCGCCGATATGATTCAAATGGTGCAGACTCTTTTGGAAAAGGGGATCGCATACCGCGTCGACGGCGATGTTTATTTTAGTGTCCGCCAGTTTCCGGAATACGGGAAGCTTTCGGGGCGGACGCTTGAGGAGATGCGGGCCGGGGCGCGGGTGGAGGTTGACCCGCGCAAGCGGGGCCCGCTCGATTTTGTCCTCTGGAAGGCCGCAAAACCGGGGGAACCGGCCTGGGAGAGCCCCTGGGGTAAAGGGCGGCCCGGCTGGCACCTGGAATGCTCGGTGATGTCTTTAAAATACCTGGGCTTTGGCTTTGACATCCACGGGGGAGGGAGCGACCTGATTTTTCCCCACCACGAAAACGAAATCGCCCAGGCTGAAGCCTATACGGGAGATGCGCCCTTTGCCCGCTACTGGATTCACAACGGTTTCGTCACCGTGAATGAAGAAAAGATGTCGAAGTCTTTAGGAAACTTCTTTATTGTCAGGGATCTCCTGCAGGAGTGGGCGCCTGAAATCGTCCGGCTTTTTCTCCTTTCGACTCACTACAGGAGCCCCCTCGATTTCAGTTTGGACCAGCTGGAGTCAACGCGCCGGAGTTACAGCCGGCTCCGCAATACCATGGAACTCCTGGAGGAAGTGACGGGAAAACAGGAGGTAGTTCCTGCGGGAAGGCTCTCCAGGGAGGCGGTCGCCTTCCGGAGCCAGATTGTGGAACGGGTTGCGGAATTTGAAGCGGCGATGGATGACGATTTTAATACCGCCCTCGCCCTTGCGGCGCTGTACAGCCTGGGACGGGATGTGAACAGCTTTATCAACCGGGAGGATTTCAACCCGACCCCCGCCGTGATTCACGTGCTGGTCCGGGTCCGCCAGTATTTTACCAGGTTGCTGGATCTACTGGGGCTTGTACCCGGGGAAAGCAGAGAGCTGGGGGCCGAATATTACCCCTCCCTCAAGGAGATGGCGGTTGCCTTCAAGGAACAGGCAGGAGGGCTCCTCGGGGACCCTTTGCCCCCGGCACCCCAGGAGCTTTTGATATTGCTTTTAAGAGCGCGCGACGAAGCGCGCCGCCAGAAAAACTACCAGGTGGCAGACGCCTTGCGGGAGGCTCTCCGCAAAATCGGGATCATTCTCGAGGATACACCGCGGGGCGTCCGCTGGCGTCTCGTGTAG
- the cysE gene encoding serine O-acetyltransferase: protein MLQRIKKDIRVIFERDPAAKSVLEVILCYPGFHALLLHRIAHWLYRKNLVLLPRLISQFNRFLTGIEIHPGARIGEGLFIDHGMGVVIGETTEIGNNVTIYQGVTLGGTGKEKGKRHPTIGNNVVISAGAKVLGSLTVGDNVKIGAGSVVLRNVPPNCTVVGVPGKVVVRDGRKVADIQPDAVDLQHHLLPDPVGEMILCLQRKIARLENRIEELEAKIYDAQGIQHPH from the coding sequence CTGCTCCAGCGGATTAAGAAGGATATCCGGGTTATTTTTGAGAGGGATCCTGCGGCAAAAAGCGTGTTGGAGGTCATCCTGTGTTACCCCGGCTTTCATGCCCTTTTATTGCACCGGATCGCCCACTGGCTCTACCGGAAGAACCTGGTTCTCCTTCCTCGATTAATTTCGCAATTCAACAGATTTCTGACCGGGATTGAAATTCATCCCGGCGCCAGGATCGGAGAAGGCCTTTTCATCGATCACGGAATGGGCGTGGTGATCGGCGAAACTACCGAAATTGGTAATAATGTGACAATATACCAGGGGGTTACGCTGGGGGGAACCGGCAAGGAAAAAGGGAAACGCCATCCCACGATCGGCAATAATGTCGTAATCAGCGCCGGGGCGAAGGTGCTGGGCTCTCTCACGGTAGGTGACAACGTGAAAATCGGTGCCGGCTCGGTCGTGCTCAGGAATGTGCCGCCGAACTGTACTGTAGTGGGAGTCCCGGGCAAGGTTGTCGTCCGGGACGGGCGGAAAGTCGCGGATATCCAACCTGATGCCGTAGACCTGCAGCACCACCTCCTGCCGGACCCGGTAGGAGAAATGATTCTTTGCCTGCAGCGGAAAATTGCCCGCCTGGAGAACCGGATCGAAGAACTGGAGGCGAAAATCTATGACGCTCAGGGTATACAACACCCTCACTAA
- a CDS encoding ABC transporter ATP-binding protein, translating into MQPVETRSGQKLVFTYHKKSSEFKSFVFGLILLIGLFEMPVLVLLLAYVVKSAAGKGVTIFFLGLGIYAVGYVLPSLLLTRHVIAGGVTGSSLIIHFGTKFKGIIPLSNIAGVKQAGRIRSKGLGLGFDASYIPEESLLRVTTGDKNLILIELMEPQKFKFSLGRPFFAQKVLINVDEPEKFVAALGQRLVCNFQKTERFSDEEVKGFFERVPAGRRDTTSGVALEVQGLEKYYGSFKAVDGIDLSVKAGEIFGFLGPNGAGKTTTMNMAAGILWPSGGTVRIFGTDIWKDPLPAKKHLGYVPENPLVYERLTGREFLKFTAELYGMGRKGGLEEKISNLLLAFDLIDAADALIGTYSQGMRRKIALAAALVHDPKLLILDEPTNGLDPKGAWFVKHLLRKLSEQGAAVFMSTHVLEVAENMCDRVAIIYKGRIVAEGTVDELKQQAKRPESNLEELFLTLTESGDSRNRVIANW; encoded by the coding sequence GTGCAACCGGTAGAAACTCGTTCCGGGCAAAAATTAGTGTTCACATACCACAAAAAAAGTTCCGAGTTCAAGTCTTTCGTTTTTGGTCTCATTTTGTTGATCGGGCTGTTCGAGATGCCGGTTTTAGTCCTCTTGCTCGCCTATGTAGTTAAAAGCGCGGCGGGAAAGGGTGTCACCATCTTTTTTTTAGGCTTAGGAATATACGCGGTTGGTTACGTTTTGCCATCTCTTTTACTGACAAGACATGTCATTGCAGGCGGGGTGACAGGCAGTAGTTTAATCATTCATTTCGGAACAAAATTTAAAGGCATCATCCCCCTGTCTAATATTGCTGGCGTGAAACAGGCAGGGAGGATCCGGTCAAAGGGTTTGGGTTTGGGTTTTGATGCCAGCTATATCCCGGAAGAGTCCCTCTTAAGAGTCACCACAGGCGATAAAAATCTCATTCTGATCGAACTCATGGAACCCCAGAAATTTAAATTCTCTCTTGGGAGGCCTTTTTTTGCTCAAAAAGTGCTGATTAACGTTGATGAGCCTGAGAAATTCGTAGCAGCACTGGGGCAAAGGCTGGTGTGCAATTTTCAGAAAACGGAGCGGTTTTCGGACGAGGAAGTGAAGGGGTTCTTTGAGAGAGTTCCGGCGGGAAGGAGGGATACTACCTCCGGGGTGGCGCTTGAGGTGCAAGGACTTGAGAAGTATTACGGCTCATTCAAGGCTGTTGACGGGATCGATCTTTCCGTGAAAGCCGGCGAAATCTTTGGTTTTTTGGGGCCGAACGGCGCCGGGAAAACCACTACCATGAACATGGCCGCGGGTATCCTCTGGCCTTCCGGCGGAACTGTACGGATCTTCGGCACCGACATCTGGAAAGACCCGCTCCCTGCAAAAAAACACCTGGGCTACGTCCCGGAAAATCCGCTCGTTTACGAAAGATTGACCGGCAGGGAGTTTCTCAAATTTACGGCAGAACTCTACGGGATGGGGAGAAAGGGTGGGCTTGAAGAAAAAATTAGCAACCTCCTCCTGGCCTTCGACCTGATTGACGCCGCAGATGCGCTGATCGGCACCTATTCCCAGGGGATGAGGCGGAAAATCGCCCTCGCGGCAGCGCTCGTCCATGACCCGAAGCTTCTCATTTTGGACGAACCGACAAACGGGCTTGATCCCAAAGGGGCATGGTTTGTCAAGCATCTTTTAAGGAAGCTGAGTGAACAGGGAGCCGCTGTTTTTATGTCTACTCACGTCCTGGAGGTTGCCGAGAACATGTGTGACCGTGTAGCGATTATTTACAAAGGCCGGATAGTTGCCGAAGGCACCGTTGACGAGTTAAAGCAGCAGGCCAAAAGACCTGAATCAAACCTTGAGGAGTTGTTTCTCACTCTAACCGAATCCGGAGATTCGCGCAACAGGGTGATAGCAAATTGGTAA
- a CDS encoding DUF169 domain-containing protein, with protein MFPRLREALGLTAEPVAVLWADKAPEGALGFKKGAERGCMVPLVKQAAFNGRVVALGRDNYGCPGGGYYLGFTRERDPHRFRYFLSTGIPGVIEGEGYKKSPELVDEVMKLNTDQYLPASGNYCVFKPVSLLSPEDEPEVVFFLVNPDQLSALVVLANYDLPGNDGVAALFGSGCSSLVLYPRLERLGKQRGIIGLTDVTVRKFLPPEILSFAVPYERGLEMEANVPASFLERKVWQGIQQRLNP; from the coding sequence ATGTTTCCAAGGCTGAGGGAGGCCCTTGGTTTAACCGCTGAACCTGTCGCCGTTCTTTGGGCCGACAAAGCACCAGAGGGGGCATTAGGTTTCAAAAAGGGTGCTGAGCGGGGTTGCATGGTTCCCCTTGTGAAGCAGGCGGCTTTCAACGGCAGGGTGGTAGCGCTGGGACGGGACAATTACGGGTGTCCAGGCGGAGGGTATTACCTCGGGTTTACCAGAGAGCGGGATCCCCACCGCTTCCGGTATTTTCTCTCGACGGGAATTCCGGGAGTGATAGAAGGGGAGGGCTACAAAAAATCCCCCGAACTGGTTGACGAGGTGATGAAATTAAACACCGACCAGTATCTCCCGGCTTCCGGGAATTACTGCGTTTTTAAACCGGTTTCACTTCTTTCCCCCGAAGATGAGCCGGAAGTGGTGTTTTTCCTGGTTAATCCGGACCAGCTTTCGGCCCTTGTGGTGCTGGCGAACTACGACCTCCCCGGCAATGACGGCGTTGCCGCTCTTTTTGGTTCCGGTTGTTCAAGCCTTGTCCTCTACCCCCGCCTGGAGAGGCTAGGCAAGCAAAGGGGGATCATCGGCCTGACGGACGTAACTGTGAGAAAATTTCTCCCCCCGGAGATCTTGAGCTTTGCCGTGCCTTATGAACGGGGTCTGGAGATGGAAGCCAATGTACCGGCAAGCTTCCTGGAGCGGAAGGTCTGGCAGGGAATCCAACAAAGGCTCAACCCCTGA
- a CDS encoding DUF2837 family protein, translating into MDRIILVAILTAVIHLTDTLFYAVRLSGVKTRRLATAFSLYQLISLLAGVANMVQAPLLSAVVEQGINAGFPSYQDHLNRLQKDIRLIILAASGGTAGAAFLTPLAIFIFNRAIFLFERMGSLPRLLFSLLSPIRIFRICREVRRALAERRSFFAPRGSLKKGNFLSVKSFLGRSPLPLALFLTHILVIGIWTTGVLSALYAGALLPSYRSTASLLSGIVNGIAAVLAAFLIDPVTAVITDQALQGLREEKEIVYLSCWLILSRLLGTLFAQLIFLPAAHFVKIVALILAQASP; encoded by the coding sequence ATGGACCGGATTATTCTGGTTGCAATCCTTACCGCGGTCATCCACCTTACCGATACGCTCTTCTACGCGGTTCGCCTCTCTGGCGTAAAGACCCGGCGCCTTGCCACGGCTTTTTCCCTTTACCAGCTTATTTCTCTGCTGGCCGGCGTGGCCAACATGGTCCAGGCCCCGCTTCTTTCTGCCGTGGTAGAACAGGGGATTAATGCGGGTTTCCCTTCTTACCAAGACCACCTTAACAGGTTGCAAAAGGATATCAGGCTGATTATTCTCGCGGCCTCAGGGGGAACCGCCGGAGCCGCCTTTTTGACTCCTCTGGCCATTTTTATCTTTAACAGGGCGATATTTTTATTCGAGAGGATGGGTTCTCTTCCTCGCCTCCTCTTTTCTCTTCTTTCCCCGATCCGGATCTTCCGGATTTGCCGGGAAGTCCGGCGGGCCCTGGCGGAACGGCGGAGCTTTTTCGCCCCGCGGGGCTCCTTAAAAAAAGGGAATTTCCTTTCCGTAAAGTCCTTTTTAGGGCGCAGCCCTCTCCCGCTGGCCCTTTTTTTGACTCACATTTTAGTGATCGGAATCTGGACGACAGGTGTGCTCTCAGCTCTTTATGCCGGGGCGCTCCTACCTTCCTATCGCTCAACAGCCAGTCTTCTTTCGGGGATTGTAAACGGGATTGCCGCCGTTCTTGCCGCCTTTTTGATCGATCCTGTGACTGCCGTGATTACAGATCAGGCCCTGCAGGGATTGAGAGAGGAAAAAGAAATTGTCTACCTGTCCTGCTGGCTGATTTTAAGCCGGTTGCTCGGGACCCTTTTTGCCCAACTAATTTTTCTGCCCGCGGCTCACTTCGTAAAAATCGTTGCTTTAATCCTTGCCCAAGCTTCGCCTTAA
- a CDS encoding double-cubane-cluster-containing anaerobic reductase: MANYTELWTELGVDLDRHDQLCLALPGLFEDVYLEQENRPDGMSYWNMLIGEIHGLRIQELAEHRARGGKVVGTFCLYVPDEILLAAGAVSVGLCGGSQFWVPDGEKVLPRNLCPLIKALVGAKISRTCPYFQSCDLLVGETTCDGKKKTWEILGTFAPIYVMELPQKKEGSAQARWTGEISALAGQIGELTGNQITVPKLREAIEKVNRRRKALARLAAVRKNDPVPISGRDALLVTQTAFYDDPDRFTEQVNKLCAELEERVARGEGVIASGTPRILVTGTPMAIPNWKLHHIIETSGGVVVGEENCTGSRYYTHLVDNRGDTLPELYGCLAERYLKLNCACFTPNEARIEDIIGLVRDYRVDGVIYYNLQFCQTYAVEFYQVERELKKAGVPVLFIETDYSEQDIEVLRTRVQAFLEMIRK, encoded by the coding sequence TTGGCTAACTATACCGAACTCTGGACCGAACTGGGAGTTGACCTGGATCGCCACGATCAGCTTTGTCTCGCCTTGCCCGGTCTTTTTGAGGATGTGTATCTTGAACAGGAAAACCGCCCGGATGGAATGAGTTACTGGAACATGCTGATCGGGGAAATCCACGGCCTGAGGATTCAAGAACTGGCAGAGCACAGGGCGCGGGGAGGGAAGGTGGTGGGCACCTTCTGTCTCTACGTCCCCGACGAGATCCTGCTGGCGGCAGGGGCTGTGAGCGTTGGGCTCTGCGGGGGCTCTCAGTTCTGGGTGCCGGATGGGGAAAAGGTGCTTCCTCGCAACCTCTGCCCGTTGATTAAAGCCCTGGTGGGGGCGAAAATCAGCAGGACCTGTCCCTACTTCCAATCCTGCGATCTCCTGGTAGGGGAGACCACCTGCGATGGGAAGAAAAAAACGTGGGAGATCCTCGGCACCTTCGCTCCCATTTACGTCATGGAGCTTCCCCAAAAAAAAGAAGGATCTGCCCAGGCCCGCTGGACGGGGGAAATCTCCGCCCTTGCCGGGCAGATTGGGGAATTAACCGGAAATCAAATCACGGTGCCAAAATTACGGGAGGCAATCGAAAAAGTTAACCGGCGCCGGAAGGCGTTGGCCCGCCTGGCGGCAGTTCGCAAAAACGATCCTGTCCCCATCAGCGGGAGGGACGCCTTGCTTGTCACCCAGACGGCCTTTTACGACGATCCCGACCGGTTCACGGAACAGGTGAACAAGCTCTGCGCCGAACTCGAGGAAAGAGTCGCGCGAGGAGAAGGGGTTATTGCTTCCGGTACGCCCCGGATCCTGGTCACCGGTACCCCCATGGCCATTCCCAATTGGAAGCTTCATCACATCATCGAAACAAGCGGCGGGGTGGTAGTCGGCGAGGAAAACTGCACCGGCTCCAGGTACTACACCCACCTGGTTGACAACCGCGGAGATACGCTTCCCGAACTTTACGGGTGTCTCGCAGAACGCTACTTAAAACTCAACTGCGCCTGCTTCACACCTAACGAAGCAAGAATCGAGGATATCATCGGCCTTGTCCGGGATTACCGGGTAGACGGAGTTATTTATTACAACCTGCAGTTCTGCCAGACTTACGCGGTTGAGTTTTATCAAGTAGAAAGGGAGCTCAAAAAAGCCGGTGTACCTGTCCTTTTCATAGAAACTGATTACAGCGAACAGGACATTGAAGTCCTGCGGACAAGGGTCCAGGCTTTTCTTGAAATGATTCGGAAATAA
- the nifU gene encoding Fe-S cluster assembly scaffold protein NifU, translating to MYNETVLSHFQNPQNVGEIPDASGVGEVGNVICGDILRVYIKVKDNVLEDVKFMTYGCGAAVASGSMLTVLAKGKTVEEALQITNRTVAEALGGLPPQKKHCSNLAADALHRAIEDWRRKNGRE from the coding sequence ATGTACAACGAAACGGTGCTGTCCCACTTCCAGAACCCTCAAAATGTGGGGGAAATCCCCGATGCCAGCGGGGTCGGAGAAGTGGGGAATGTGATCTGCGGGGACATCCTGCGGGTATATATCAAGGTAAAGGATAACGTCCTTGAAGATGTAAAATTTATGACCTATGGCTGTGGTGCGGCGGTGGCCAGCGGCAGCATGCTGACGGTGCTGGCGAAGGGAAAAACCGTTGAAGAAGCGCTCCAGATCACGAACAGGACCGTTGCCGAGGCCCTGGGCGGCCTTCCCCCACAGAAAAAACACTGCTCCAACCTGGCTGCCGATGCCCTGCATAGAGCAATTGAGGATTGGAGGCGGAAAAACGGGCGGGAGTGA